The genomic DNA ACCCcttcatcctgctaaatacccccatgctggtatacggcccgcatcctgtggcacataaaaaaaataaataaacgttcatactcaccttacctaactccctgcagcatcgctgctCCTCCATCTGTGTCAGCAACGctcgagtgtggagccggccatgatccctgcagcatcgcgatgacgtcatcgctgtgcacaccactagtctccactcagccgccgctggcacagacaggagcacatcgcggtgctgcagggatcgtggccggtgagttatactgattcactgcaccccgcgctgatgatgatgcacggggagcagtgaatacagtcgcacatgatcactccaggctgtagttgccaggggtgatcatgcgggcaggctgtttcataggcgcgcattccccgcccatctgtcagcgccggcttcagcgctgagggatgatgggcaggaggatgggcgtgcatattaaatgagcgggtccacgtggtcacggcaggcgctgctacagcctgctcgtgccaccgatgacccgctccaccgcagcaccctcattccccgcagccctacattcagactataagacgcacccccccacactttcccccaacatttggagggaaaaaagtgcgtcttatagttcaaaagaagggaattttgtttacttaccgtaaattccttttcttctagctccaattgggagacccagacaattgttttttttgtttttttttgggtgtatagcttctgcctccggaggccacacaaagtattacacttaaaagtgtaaacccctcccctctgcctatacacccccccgtgcatcacgggctcctcagttttggtgcaaaagcaggaaggaggaaacttataaattggtctaaggtaaattcaatccgaaggatgttcggagaactgaagaccatgaaccaaaggaacaattcaacatgaacaacatgtgtacacaaaagaacaacagcccgaagggaacaggggcgggtgctgggtctcgcaattggagctagaagaaaaggaatttaaggtaagtaaacaaaattcccttcttctttgtcgctccattgggagacccagacaattgggacgtccaaaagcagtccctgggtgggtaaaataatacctcggtaaaagagccgtaaaacggccccttcctacaggtgggcaaccgccgcctgaaggactcgcctacctaggctggcatctgccgaagcataggtatgcacttgatagtgtttcgtgaaagtgtgcaggctcgaccaggtagccgcctgacactcctgctgagccgtagcctggtgccgcaaagcccaggacgcacccacggctctggtagaatgagccttcagccctgaaggaaccggaagcccagaagaacggtaggcttccagaattggttccttgatccaccgagccaaggttgacttagaagcctgcgaccctttacgctggccagcgacaaggacaaagagcgcatccgagcggcgcaggggcgccgtacgagaaatgtagagtctgagcgctctcaccagatccaacaagtgcaaatccttttcacattggtgaactggatgaggacaaaaagaaggtaaggagatatcctgattgagatgaaaaggggataccacctttgggagaaattccggaaccggacgcagaaccaccttgtcctggtgaaacaccaggaagggagctttgcatgacagcgctgctagctcagacactcttcgaagtgatgtgactgctactaggaagaccaccttctgtgaaaggcgtgaaagagaaatatccctcattggctcgaagggtggtttctgaagagccgttcagatcccagggttcaagcggacgcttgtaaggagggactatgtggctaaccccctgcaggaacgtgcgtacctgcggaagcctggctagacgcttttgaaaaaacacagagagcgccgagacttgtcccttaagggagccgagagacaaacccttttccattccgcatTGAAGGAAggccagaaaagtgggcaaggcaaatggccagggagtaaaaccctgatcagagcaccaggataagaagatcctccacgtcctgtggtagatcttggcggacgttggtttcctggcctgtctcatagtggcaatgacctcttgagataaccctgaagacgctaggatccaggactcaatggccacacagtcaggttgagggccgcagaattcagatggaaaaatggcccttgagacagcaagtctggtcggtctggtagtgcccacggttggcccaccgtgagatgccacagatccgggtaccacgaccttctcggccagtctggagcgacgaggatggcgcggcggcagtcggacctgatcttgcgtaacactctgggcagcattgccagaggaggaaacacataaggtagtcgaaactgcgaccaatcctgaactaatgcgtccgccgccagagctctgtgatcttgagaccgtgccatgaatgccgggactttgttgttgtgccgagacgccatgagatcgacgtccggcgttccccagcggcaacagatctcttgaaacacatccgggtgaagagaccactcccccgcgtccatgccctggcgactgagaaagtctgcttcccagttttctacgcctgggatgtgaactgcggagatggtggaggctgtggcttccacccacagcagaatccgccgaacttcctggaaggcttgccgactgcgtatgccgccttggtggttgatgtatgccaccgccgtggcgttgtccgactgaattcggatctgcctgccttccagccacggctggaacgcctttagggctagatacactgcccttatctccagaacattgatctgaagggaggactctggctgagtccaggtaccctgagccctgtggtggagaaagaccgctccccaccctgacaggctcgcgtccgtcgtgaccacagcccaggatgggggtaggaaggatttccccttcgacagagaagtgggaagaagccaccactggagggaggccttggctgcccgagaaagggagacgttcctgtctagggacgtcgacttcctgtcccatttgcggagaatgtcccattgaagtggacgcaggtgaaactgcgcaaaaggaactgcctccattgctgccaccatcttcccgaggaagtgcatgaggcgcctcaaggggtgcgactgggctcgaaggagagattgcacccctgtctgcagtgaacgctgtttgtccagcggaagtttcactatcgctgagagagtatgaaactccatcccaagatatgtcagcgattgggtcggtgtcagttttgactttgggaaattgatgatccacccgaatctctggagagtctccagggcaatgttcaggctgtgttggcatgccacccgagagggggccttgacaagaagatcgtctaagtaagggatcaccgagtgtccctgagagtgtaggactgctaccactgttgccatgaccttggtgaagacccgtgggactgtcgccaggccgaaaggcagtgccacgaactgaaggtgttcgtccctgatggcgaaacgcaggaagcgctgatgctctggtgcaatcggcacgtggagataagcatccctgatgtcgattgatgctaggaagtctccttgggacattgatgcgatgacggagcggagagattccatccggaaccgcctggttttcacgtgtctgttgagcagttttaggtccagaacgggacggaaagatccgtccttttttggcaccacaaacaagttggagtaaaaaccgtgaccccgttgctgaaggggaacagggatcaccactccttctgccttcagagtgctcaccgcctgaagaagagcatcggctcgctcggggggcggagatgttctgaagaaacgagtcggaggacgagagctgaactctatcctgtaaccgtgagacagaatgtctctcacccatcggtcttggacatgtggcaaccagacgtcgcaaaagcgggagagcctgccaccgaccgaggatgcggttaggggaggccgaaagtcatgaggaggccgctttgggagcggttcctccagcggtcttcttaggacgtgacttagaccgccatgaatcggagttcctctaacccttctgaggcctgttggacgaggagaattgagatctggctgaaggccgaaaggaccgaaacctcgattgtaccttccgttgtggaggtctgtttggtttggactggggtaaggacgagtcccttcccttggattgtttaatgatttcatccaatcgctcgccaaacaggcggtcgccagaaaatggcaacccggttaagaactttttggaagcagagtctgccttccatacacgtagccacatggccctgcggactgccaccgaattggcggatgctaccgccgtacggctcgcagagtccaggacagcattcatggcgtaggacgcaaacgccgacgcctgagaggttaaggacacaacctgcggagtagaggcacgtgtgactgcattaatctcagactgacaagctgagatagcttggagagcccatacggctgcgaatgccggagcaaaggacgcgccaatagcttcatagatggatttcatcaggagctctatctgcctgtcagtggcatccttgagcgatgagccatctgccactgcaactatggatctagccgccagtctggagactggaggatccaccttgggacactgagcccaacccttaactacgtcagggggggaagggataacgtgtgtcattaaggcgcttagtaaagcgcttatctgggaaagctcggtgtttctggacagcatctctgaagtcggagtgatcaagaaaaccactccgtgtacgtttgggaaacctaaaatggaatttctcctgctgagaagctgactcctcaattggaggagctgggggagaaagctccaacacctgattgatggacgctataaggtcgtttactatggcgtccccttcaggtgtatcaaggttgagagcggcttcagaatcagagccctgatctgccacctccgcttcatcctccagagagtcctcatgctgagaccctgaacactgtgatgaagtcgagggaagctcccagtgaccccgcttagccggtctgggactgcggtccatgtcggagtcctcaccgtgggacctatgagccgccccaggagcactttgctgctccaaccgaggagggcctggggtcaatgattcaactgtgcccgtggcctgtgttaccggtctggactgcaaagcttccagtatcttagcagaccatttatccatagtctcagacagtttgtcaccgaatactgcaaactctgtccctgtcacctggacagtggcagccgactgttccacctgggccgagggtcccaccagtggcataggctccggctgagtgagtgtcacaggggccgaacattgcacacaatgagggtaggtggaacctgcaggtagcatagccgcacatgaggtacaggttgcaaagtaagcctgtgccttggcacccttgctttttgcggacgacatgctgttgtctcctcttagagcaaccagtgagggtatatagccaaaagcaaatagtgctgccgtacagagtaaatgtatacaatataagcatataagtatacacttcggcacccaggggggccagcacctagtaacaggtgcggcttaccgaccgcccgcagcggttgtgtgaccaccagattccctgcccgggcctcccagagctgtggagctcggtgttgtctcccctctgaaattctccagcgtctgaagtgctgatagcaatggctgccggcgttctgagaggaggagggggccgtgggcgtgcctcagagtacgggaatctggtgccccacggtgctcagtgaggggggaggaggatacgaagtatgctccagccctcagcgctgacgtccagtgcagcgtcccgcccttacccctgactggcaggcctgggggcgggagtatgcggtactaggccgcaaaagccggggagtaaagttataagcgcggccggcaaacaagcgcggtcagcgcggtagtcccggcgcaccaacacacccagcagctgctgtagcgtccataacacaggcgctctatgcgccgtccccaaggggacacagagtacctcagagtagcagggccctgtccctgatgatacccggctcctgtccagcagattccctcaggggctgtggagggagcacggtcccagtgcctggtgaccgttaggatcccacttcacccagagcccctaagggatggggaaggaaaacagcatgtggctcctgcctatgtacccgcaatgggtacctcaaccttaacagcaccgccgaccagagtggggtgagaagggagcatgccgggagccctgttatgggccctcttttcttccatccgatatagtcagcagctgctgctgactaaattgtggagcttgcgtgcatgtgtgcctccttcgcacaaagcataaaaactgaggagcccgtgatgcacgggggggtgtataggcagaggggaggggtttacacttttaagtgtaatactttgtgtggcctccggaggcagaagctatacacccaaaaaaaaacaaaaaaaacaattgtctgggtctcccaatggagcgacaaagaaaatatggtatatatagtGCTGATGGgcccgcctgacctaggtttctggcatcatttataggttacagttcagacactttgCATCTCACTCatgatatgatgggctcccagtgcaagccttatgaaTGTGCATGTCCTATGCTAAGCAGCTGCCccgcccctctagtgtggaggtttgagcggctgtatcatcagcatcgtgcacctgggctgcggccatctttacagtggaaccttggttaagggtacgctcacacgagtgttgaaatcggacgagtgcaatgcgagaaattctcgcattgcactctgaccaatgttagtgaatgagggacagcagttggtcagcttttctagtatacagattctggatgcgagacaagtagcagcatgctgcgattttctccgagagccgtatctctcgcacccattcaagtgaatgggtgcgagagatacatcggactgcactcggatgttatcccagtgcagtgcgatatacgcacaggctcacaacggaggagatgggggggggaattaacccctccctctcctccgcagcaccggcactctgcttcacagctgtgacccgattgcaagatcagatcacagtcgcatgacactcgactcacgctcgcATCAAagtctgagccgggggtcattagcatattgcatctgatgccatacgctcgtgtgagtccagcctaacgagaacaatccgttctgggactgtgcttattaaccaagttactcgttcagcaaagcaagatttcccataggaaatcattgcaatgcagacaattccttccataacttgttaaatgtcccgtcctggtcacctattgtgccatcacacacacacacacacatacacacaccttaccttccatcgccagcctcctggaacttgtagttcgccggtacaggaggtgtatcgggtaaccatcacgacgagggtggaacttccactgccagcgcgctgacgtcaaaggcaggagccgcttgcctctgattggccagcgcgctgcctttgagaagcggccgacagcggaagttcctccctcgttgcgatggttaaccgatacacattactgtagcggcgaactacaacaaCCATGaggcggtgatggaacggaaggtaagggacgcataatatgtgtgtgtgcgtgcttgtgtgtgtttgtgtggactgcaagagcgggtcagagcgcagtggatgtacggaaccggaagtgtgtgcgtggagaaccggaagtgtgtgcggtgaggatttgctcGTACACTGAGTTAcacatttacagcaagctttgctcgttaagcgaggttccactgtattaggagggtttgccacattctgtgtgtgcctgcatcatctgaattggctcatgcggtctgatttttttttatataccgtaGTTCTATGTGGTTTTTTTCAACTAGAGTAgatccattgtaaaaaaaaaaaacaaaaaaaaaacaccaatgaGTCAAATAACATGTAACCTTTATTTTTCTGGAATATAACAAAAGTGGCAAGCCTGTGCAGATCTGAAAAGCGGATATTTGTGCAGAGGATGATCCCCTAACATTGCTTACACCACCGGGGCTCCCCGTTCTGAACCCGGGGATATGCAACCAAGAAGTCTCGGGGATTTTAAGGTTAATAAAAGTTGTCCCAGTCCTAAATAAGAGCTGAAAATCTGCGACGTATCAAAGGGCAGAGCTAGGACTGTAGAAAGGTCACTATACCTGACATAGGGAAACATAGACCTCACATTAAATGCCCGATGGATGAATTTTGGGTCCAAATGAGAAGGGGATATATTATTTTAACAGGGTCCCCCTTTCTGTTAAAGCCTAGAGCAATGGAGCTGAAGAAAAATGAACCTTAACAAGTAGAAAAAAAAGGTGCAGATTTCCTCCAGAAAACCAGCGCCACTTTTCTATGGTTGTGTTAATTATTGCAGTATTCAAAAGAATGGGGCGAGcctgcaataccagacatggccCATAGATAAAGGTGGCGCTGTTTctagaaataaagcaaaaaaacttATCtgatcctggacaacccctttaagagcaatAATATCAGATTAATAAAGAGCCGTGTATTGGTATATAGGCAGATGTTATCTATGTGGATATTGCTGGTTGTGTCGAGTCCAGGAAGATTATTTCCAATGTAATCATCTAGGCGTCATTACAAGATGGCGGTCATGTGGCAATTGTCCGTTTCGTCTAAGAACAGCGTGCTGAAGACGTCATTGAAAAAAGTCGAATGGTATTTGCAGGCCCTGGTACAATCGGGGTTAAAGTTGACTTCTAGAATTTGCGGCTGCATCACCTGTTTACCTGGAAGAAGACAAAAGATTTAGGATCAATCTAAGCTCCAATTGATTTCAAGCTTTTAAAGCCATTTTCAGTTTGGTgtacacagctcctatgcagaACTATGCgtatccatggttacagactacaaacaaaccagaTGTAGTCATTGCTTTCAATTCTCTCTGATGTAGGTTAGCAAGAAGAAAAGAGTAACCCTGGCATAACACGACTCCAGAATCAGACTACAAAAAGggtttgtagtctgttactatAGAAACGCATCGGTCTCCATACACAAAACAGAATTCATGACTGTTTGGCAAGCACAGGGACTTTCAGTATGCACACGACTGCAATGTTAACCAATCGGCACCTCGCGGGATGTGGAGGTTAGTGCTGGCgcttaatgttttaaggcattttttcaaaagtttccatacactaagagtactgtgcctttaaacaatatgggaccgcccatatgatgaggtcacgtctttggaagcttctgataggtttattggcaacatctgagttaattagaggcacacctgtggatgtattgtaatgcacacctgaaatacactgcttctttgtgtagcctcatgagaaagtcaaaagaaatcagccaagatctccagaagagaattgtggacttgcacaagtctggctcatccttgggtacaatttccagatacctgaaggtgcctcattcatctgtacaaacaattataagcaagtacaaacaagatgggaatgtccagccatcatacagctcaggaaggagacggcttctgtgtaccagagatgaatgtgctttggtcagacatgtgcagatccacccaagaacaaaagcaaaagaccttgtgaagatgctggcggaagctggtaagatggtgtcattatccacagtgaaacgagtgctGTATAAACATGGgctaaaaggccactctaccaggaagaagccattactccatgaaacacggtggtggcagcatcatgttgtggagttgttttgctgcaggaaaaacTGGGGCAGTTCACAAAATaattggcatcatgaggaaagaagataatgtggcaatactgaagaacatctcaagacgtcaggcaggaacttaaagcttgggcggaaatggcctgaagcatactgccaaactggttacaaaatggctaaaggataacaaagtcaatgttttggagtggccatcaaaaaccctgatctcaatcctattgaaagtttataggcaaagctgaaaaagccactgcgagcaagatgacctacaaacatggctcagctacaccagttctgtcaagaggaataAGCCCAAATTCCATGGTGAGAGGCTTCTGGAAGGAGAACCAATATGTTTCCCCCaaatcatacagtgtaagggcaatggcacaAATACTAAATGAAATGGAgagaaacgtttgactttgcagaaagtaataaaaattcctcaaaacattctctctctctctcattattccggcatttgacaaatataaataattttagttcctaattgacctaaaacgggaaaggtttattcttatttcatgtcagatagtgagaaaaacctacagatgtgtctgtatagagagcggagggaaaaacctgcagatgtgtctgtatagagagcggagggaaaaacctacagatgtgtctgtatagagagcggagggaaaaacctgcagatgtgtctgtatagagagcggagggaaaaacctacagatgtgtctgtatagagagcggagggaaaaacctgcagatgtgtctgtatagagagcggaggaaaaacctgcagatgtgtctttatagagagtggagggaaaaacctgcagatgtgtctgtatagagagcggaggggaaaacctgtagatgtgtctgtatacagagcggagggaaaaaccctgcagatgtgtcttcatagagagcggaggggaaaacctgtagatgtgtctgtatagagagcggagggacgaacctgcagatgtgtctgtatagagagtggagggacgaACCTGTAGAtgagtctgtatagagagtggagggaaaaacctgcagatgtgtctgcatagagagcagaggggaaaacctgcagatgtgtctttatagagagcggaggggaaaacctgcagatgtgtctttatagagagcggagggaaacttctggctTCAACTATACATTCAATGGCAGCCATTGAGATTGCTATgcattgagctccccctagtggtggctgcaagaaAATGCTCTTTCTACcacagtgataaaaaaaaaaaaaaaaaggaaataaaaatcaATCAACATTTCGGGGGTGACTAAGGAGCCCATGGTGATACCTTCACTGTCTGTGTCCCACTTCAGCATCAGATCTATAGCGTAAATGGCTCGGGATGACTGGTAGTCGCAGATCCCGAGAGGGGCCGGCTTGGATGTCGCTGCTTGAAATAGCTCTCCAAAGGTCTTAAATAATTGAGCCTGATAAACAAGAGGCAGAATTAAAataactgtatatataatgtgaTAAGAGAAAATAATGATACGCCGACAGTtcacagaaagaagggaattttgtttacttaccgtaaattccttttcttctagctccaattgggagacccagacaattgggtgtatagctattgcctccggaggccacacaaagtattacacttaaaagtgtaaggcccctccccttctggctatacacccccagtgggatcactggctcaccagttttagtgccaaagcaagaaggaggaaagccaataactggtttaaagaccaattcaatccgaggaaacatcggagaactgaaccataccacatgaacaacatgtgtacccgaaaaaacagaaaaaccccgagaaaacagggcgggtgctgggtctcccaattggagctagaagaaaaggaatttacggtaagtaaacaaaattcccttcttctttttcgctcctaattgggagacccagacaattgggacgtccaaaagcagtccctgggtgggtaaaagaatacctcgtgatagggccgtcaaacagccctttcctacaggtgggcaatcgccgcctgaaggacttatctacctaggctggcgtctgccgaagcgtaggtatgcacctgaaaatgcttggtaaaagtatgcagactcaatcaggtaggtgcctgacacacctgctgagccgtagcctggtgccgtaatgcccaggatgcagccacggctctggtagaatgggccttcagccttgagagaaccagaagcccagtagaactgtaggtttcaagaattggttcctcgatcccccgagccagggtggattcagaagcttgcgactgtttacgccgaccagcgacaaggacaaagagtgcatccgggcggcgcaggagcgccatgcgggaagtagaacctgagtgctctcaccagaaccaacagatgcaaatccttctgaaattgatggactggacgagggcacaaagaaggtgaggtgatatcctgattgatatgaaagtgggataccaccttagggagaaattccggaatcggacgcagaactaccctgtcctggtgaaggaccaggaagggagatttgtatgagagcgttgctagctcggaaactctcctaagagacgagaccgttactagaaggccacttcccgagaaaagcgggaagggagacctctttcaaaggctcgaaaggcggcatctggagagcaattagaaccttgttcagatcccagggctctaacggccgcctgtacggagtgctgagaagacaaactccccgtaggaacgtgcgtacctgaggaagtcgtttctgaaaaaatacagatagcgctgagacttgtccctaaagggaactgagcgacaaccctttttccaacctagattgcaggaaggaaggaaacatagacgatgcaaccggccagggagaaacaccctgcgccgagcaccgagataagaatatcttccacgtcctgtggtcaatcttggcggacgttggtatgctagcctgtctcatggtggcaaccacgtcctgaggtaatcctgacgacactaggttccaggactcaatgccacaccatcaggttgagggccgtagaattcaaatggaagaatggcccttgagacagccagtctgattggtctggtagtgcccccggttagcctaccgtgaggcaccacagaaccgggaaccacaacatcctcggccaatctgtagcgacgaggatggcgcggccgcagtcggtcctgatctaacgcagcactctgggcaacaatgccagaggtggcacataaggtagctggaactgcgaccaatgctgaactaaggcgtctgccgccagagctcgatgattgtgaaaccgtgccatgaagctggcacattgttgttgtgccgtgacgccattagatcgacgtccggcctctgtcagcggcgccagatctcctgaaacccgtccgggtgaagagaccatacccttt from Anomaloglossus baeobatrachus isolate aAnoBae1 unplaced genomic scaffold, aAnoBae1.hap1 Scaffold_3727, whole genome shotgun sequence includes the following:
- the LOC142274308 gene encoding tubulin--tyrosine ligase-like protein 12, which codes for MNYASNMQLKQIHCDEFITMFEKQYPKYPWKSIEAQLFKTFGELFQAATSKPAPLGICDYQSSRAIYAIDLMLKWDTDSEGKQVMQPQILEVNFNPDCTRACKYHSTFFNDVFSTLFLDETDNCHMTAIL